A segment of the Deltaproteobacteria bacterium genome:
CTGCCCGTCCGGCGTCTGATGGTTATGCGTGCGTGAAGTGGTGAAGCCGATAGCTCCGGCGCGAATGGCGTTCTGGACTTCTCGCTTCATCGCTTCCAGATCGTCAGGTGTGGCGGCGTCGGTAAACGCCCGTTCGCCCATCACGTAGGTGCGCAGCGCGGAATGCCCGATGTAGGCCGAATAGTTAATGCCTTTCGGCGCGCGCTCTACTGCATCGAGGTACTCGGGATAGGTGGTCCAACTCCACTTGATGCCAGCCTCCATCGCCTCTGGAGAGATGTCTTCGGCGCGCTCCAGGTTACGCATGACTAGGAGTTTATCTTTTTCGCTGCACGGTGCCAACGAAAATCCGCAGTTGCCCATCACCACGCTCGTGATGCCATGCCAGCAAGAACAGGTGCCCAAGGGATCCCAAAACACCTGCGCGTCCATGTGCGTATGCCCGTCGATGAAGCCGGGTGCCACGACGTGCCCGTCTGCGTCAATGACTTCGCGCGCCCCTTCGCGCAGCTTGCCGATCGCAGCGATTTTGCCTTGGAGAATGCCGACATCCGCCCGGAATCGCGGCAGCCCCGAACCGTCAATGACAGTGCCGTTCTTGATAAGAAGATCGTATGACATGAGCCCTCCTTTTGTCCTGTTCCTGGTCTACAGTCCGTAATAGCGCTTGGCACCGCCAGCAAGCACGCTCGCGAGCGTGTGCGACGGCATGCCCATCGCCTTGATCATTTGCGGTGCACCGGTGAACCCGTCGAGATGCGGATAGTCCGTCGCCCACAAAATGTTGTCCGCGCCGATATAATCCGCCAGCAAGGCCAGCGACCGCTCTACCGGCTCGAAAGAGATGAAACACTGACGACGGAACAGCTCGCTCGGCCGCATCGACAGGCCGGTATCGTTCATGCCCACGTCGTCGAAATGCCGGTCCATGCGGTCCAACCAACCGGCCATCCAGCCACCGCCAGACTCTAGAAAGGCGACCTTGAGCGTGGGAAAACGATCACAGATCCCGCACATAATGAAGCTCGTCGCTGCCGCCATCATTTCGAACGTGTGCGCCACGCAATGACGCACGGCACCACCGCGCTTGAACCGATCCATCGCCAACGTCGGTTGTCCGCTTTCCGAACCGCCGTGGATACCAATGGAAAATCCCAACTCCTGCGCTTCCGCCCACAACGGATCGAAGGCGGGATCGTGCAAGACGCGCCCGTTGTAAGGATTGGGACGGATGAATCCGGCCCGGAACCCGAGTTCAGTGGTGGCATAGCGCATCTCTTGCACTGCGCCTTCCACCGATTGCATCGGCAACATCGCCGCGCCGAAGAGTCGCTCCGGATACGGTTTGCAATAGTCTGCCAGCCAGCGGTTATACGCGCGGCAGGTCGCTGCAGCAAAGTCGGGATTTTCCACCGCGCCCAGGAACAAACCGAGGCTGGGATATAACACTGCGGCGTCGATCCCTTCGGCTTCCATATCTGGAATGCGCGCGTGGGGGTCGAACCCGCCTTTCCGTCCTTCGGTATAGGGAATCGACGGTGAGACTTTGCCTTCACGTGCGCCGAAGGCGCCGACGCCGCCAAAGCTGACGCGTTTCTTGCCCCCGCCGAGATCGATGGCCACATCGCCCTCAATGCGGAGGATTTCGCGACCGTCCTCAAGCGTGACCAGCTTGGGACATCCCTCGCGATACTGCGGTTCGATGTACCGCTCCCACAAATCGGGGGGTTCGCAGATGTGCCCGTCGGAATCGATGACGTTATAGTTCATCGTATGCACCTCGCTTCAATAGATTTCTCCCGCCGGTCGGAAGAGGCGTTTTTAGATTGTCGGCATCTCACCACGTTGCAGCTCAGGTTTCAACAGGACGGCGAGCTTGCAGTGCGGACAGCGATGAGCGCGAGGAGAGGGGAGAAAAGAGGCCGCCTGGGGACGAGGCGACCTCAGGAGAAGGAGGAAGTGCAGAGTGGGCTGGCCCACTTGGTCTTCCTACACGCTCTGGAGGGCACCCCAGAGTATGCAGGAGGCATATAGAACAAACTTTATGCCAAGCTGCCCCGCCGACGCTCTGCGCCAAGAAACGACTGATTTCACGGGGGAAAGTGAGGGTGCAGGGAGAACCCGCACACAAGACCGCACGGCACCTAATCGCATTCTGCGACACACTTTCCACAATGGACCCGACAATGCCCGCGAAAAGCCGCCGTCGCAAAATGCAACGTGTCGCAGCCTGCGACGCCCTTCCCTAGCAAGGAAAGGAAAATAGACTAGGAAAAGACTGCGGAGTATGATAGTGAGACTCGACAGTCCATTCCAGAAGTGCGTGTGACTATTCCTGGAGTAACCCGACAAACAACGCCGGAGGCCGAGAGTGATTACCCAAGACACTGCCCTATCAGTGTTGCCGACTCGTCAAACCATGCGGGAGGTCGCGACCGCATGGGAAGCATTTATAGCAGGAGAGGAGCGCGGACTCGAACATGTCCGTCCAGTCATTCGAGAGTCGTGGCGGCGCTCCCAGCGCTTGGGTGTTGATCCCTATCTTCCCGGCTTGCCGCTGGTGCTGTCTGCCGAACACTTGGAAACGCTCCAGGAACAAGCCGATCTCATCGCCGTAGCCGCCCCATTTTTCGAGTCGATGATCCAAACTTGGTCGGAGGAGCGCATGCTCTTGGGCGTGAGCGACCGTCATGGACGCATTTTGCACAACACTGGTCATCCCGAGATTGTGGAGCAAGCACGCATGCTCAATGCCGTGCCGGGAGGGAGCGTTGCCGAAGAACAAATCGGTACGGCGGTCTCCAACATTGTGCTGGCGCATAATCGTGTGGACTACGTTTTGTGGGATGAGCATTACTGTCATGCGCTGCACATCTGGGCAGCCGTGGGCGCGCCCATCTCGCATCCGTTGACGCATGAAGTCATTGGCGTCGTGGGCGCCGTAGGCGAGGAATTGCTCAATCCCCACATGTTGCAGATCATTTGGCGCGTCGCGTTGCGCTTAGAGCAACTGCTTCATCATGAAGAATTGGTGCGACGCACGGCCCTCCTCGACACCTATCATCGTTTTCTTCTACAGCATTCCCAGGACATCGTGCTTGCCATCGATGGTCGTGGTCATGTGTGCGGCGCTTCCCCCTCGCTTACGCAGTTGCTCGATGCCCCGCAACATATCCTGGGTAAATCGCTCTTGCGCGTTCCCGGTCTGCAAGTCGAAGGGATTCGCCACTTAACACGGGACCAACACGAACGCCCGTATGAACTCCATGTGGCGGCTCTCGCCCGGGGGCTCGCACTCCGCGCGACGGCCATTCCCATCCAGCGAGACCAACAGCCTGTCGGCACCTTGGTGGTGCTAGAGCCGCCCTCTTCTCCGCGCACGCAGAGACCTGGCTCAGCGACCCCGTGGCGTACGACCTACACGTTTACCGACCTCGTGGGCACCTCTCCAATTTTTCAAGATAGCCTCACGAGTGCGCGCCAGGCGGCACGTTCCGATTTTCCTGTCTTGCTGCTAGGAGAATCCGGCACCGGCAAAGAACTCTTGGCCCATGCGATCCACGCCGCTAGTCTGCGGTGTCGCGGGCCATTCGTACCAGTGAACTGTGGAGCGACTAACGACGAGTTATTGGCTGCCGAGCTGTTCGGCTACGTGGAAGGTGCTTTCACCGGCGCGATCAAAGGTGGGAAAAAAGGGAAGCTGGAGATTGCTCACAACGGTTCTCTTTTTCTCGACGAAGTCGAAGCCATGTCGCCGAAAATGCAGGTGAGTCTCCTACGGGTGTTGGAAGAAGGCCGTGTGACTCGCGTGGGCGGCGAGCAGCCCACGCCGGTGAATGTGCGCATCGTCGCCGCGTCGAATGAGGACCTCGCCGTCGCGGTGCGCGAGAAGCGCTTTCGGCTCGATCTCTATCACCGGCTTGCGACGTTTCCGGTGGCTCTTCCTCCGCTCCGTACGCGCGCGGAAGATATCCCACAGCTTGCCGGATTTTTCCTTGACCAGTTGGGATTTTCTCATCTCCAGCTCAGTCCGGAAGCCGTGCGTCTCCTCCGCCGTTATGCGTGGCCCGGCAATGTACGTGAGCTGAAGAACATCCTCGTGCGCGCCACGACGAAAGCGCAAGGCAACGCGATTCGCTCAGGAGACTTGCCGCCGGAAATTAGAGAAGCGAAAACTGCGGACTTCCATGCACAACCGGGCTCGCTCCGCACCACGGAACGGGAGCTGATCGCCCAAGCGTTGGCCGACACACACGGCGAAGTTGGTGTCGCCGCCATCCGGTTAGGCATCCATCGCGCTACGCTGTATCGTAAGCTAAAAAAGTACGGACTTGCTCAAGCCGACCGATTATAGACAAGGAGGAGTTATGTCTACTGAGCACACCAAAGAACAGAACAAAGAAATTGTGCGTCGCGCCATCGCCGCCATCAGCCGAGGCGACCTGGACGGCTTCATGGCCGATGCCGCCGAGGACGTCACGTTGAGCGTCATGGGCGCGATCTTTCCCCCGATTCACGGGAAGCCGAGAGTCCTGAAAGGACTGCGTAATGCCCTAGGGGCACGGCTCCAAGGCGGTGCCATCGTGATGACCATCGAGAATCTTATTGCCGAGGGAGATTTCGTGGCCGAGCAGTCGAAAGGAACAGCCCGCACGAACGACGGCAAGGATTACAATAATACCTATTGTCGTGTCTGGCGGATTCACGACGGAAAGATCCACGCCATGCAGGAATACTTGGATACCGAATTGGTGCGCGCCTGCCTGGTAGATTAGGCGCGGCGTCGGGTGTACGTTTTCTACGATTCCGAAGGCCGAACAAGCAAATAAGAGGAGGGAACTGGTCATGCGAGACGGATTCAAAATCGTCGATACCGACTCACACATGATGGAGCCGGACTGGTTATGGGAACGCCACATGGAAGACGCCTACAAGTCGCAGGCACCAAAGATGGGTCAAGCGCCAGGCTCGGGACGGCGCACGTTCCTTGTCGAAGGCGAGTCGTTTACCCGCGAGAAAGGCAAATACCCGATGGCGGCACCGGCGTTTCTCAAAGCCGCGCAACGGGCGATGGATCGTTTCGACAAAGCGCGTCAGACGGGGTTTAGCGCGCAAAGCCGAATTGACGATATGGACGAGCAAGGCGTAGACGTGCAAATTCTCTACCCTACCTTCACTGGCCAAATGCTCGGCCGCGAATTCCACGACACCAAACTGCTGGCGGCCTGCTGCCGCGCCTACAACAACTGGGCGGCGGAGTATACCTCGCTCGCACCCGGGCGATTGCGCTGGGCAGCGGCACTGCCGATGCAGGAGGTCGAGGAAGCGGTCAAAGAGGCGTACCGCGCGTCGCAGAAGGGCTGTGTCAGCTACTATATGCGTCCCAATCCGGTACGCGGGCGCACGCTGTGGAGCGACGACTATCTGCCGCTCTGGGCAGAAATCGAAAAGATCGGCAAGCCGATTTCGACGCACGACTCCGCTTCAGCCTCGGTGCCCTCGTTCGGCGATCGCATGGAGACGCATACCAGCGGGCATATCTTGTCGCATCCCTTCGAAGCGATGGCGGCGATGGCGGGACTGATTTGGTTCGGGATCTTCGAGAAGTTTCCGCAGCT
Coding sequences within it:
- a CDS encoding amidohydrolase, coding for MNYNVIDSDGHICEPPDLWERYIEPQYREGCPKLVTLEDGREILRIEGDVAIDLGGGKKRVSFGGVGAFGAREGKVSPSIPYTEGRKGGFDPHARIPDMEAEGIDAAVLYPSLGLFLGAVENPDFAAATCRAYNRWLADYCKPYPERLFGAAMLPMQSVEGAVQEMRYATTELGFRAGFIRPNPYNGRVLHDPAFDPLWAEAQELGFSIGIHGGSESGQPTLAMDRFKRGGAVRHCVAHTFEMMAAATSFIMCGICDRFPTLKVAFLESGGGWMAGWLDRMDRHFDDVGMNDTGLSMRPSELFRRQCFISFEPVERSLALLADYIGADNILWATDYPHLDGFTGAPQMIKAMGMPSHTLASVLAGGAKRYYGL
- a CDS encoding sigma 54-interacting transcriptional regulator → MITQDTALSVLPTRQTMREVATAWEAFIAGEERGLEHVRPVIRESWRRSQRLGVDPYLPGLPLVLSAEHLETLQEQADLIAVAAPFFESMIQTWSEERMLLGVSDRHGRILHNTGHPEIVEQARMLNAVPGGSVAEEQIGTAVSNIVLAHNRVDYVLWDEHYCHALHIWAAVGAPISHPLTHEVIGVVGAVGEELLNPHMLQIIWRVALRLEQLLHHEELVRRTALLDTYHRFLLQHSQDIVLAIDGRGHVCGASPSLTQLLDAPQHILGKSLLRVPGLQVEGIRHLTRDQHERPYELHVAALARGLALRATAIPIQRDQQPVGTLVVLEPPSSPRTQRPGSATPWRTTYTFTDLVGTSPIFQDSLTSARQAARSDFPVLLLGESGTGKELLAHAIHAASLRCRGPFVPVNCGATNDELLAAELFGYVEGAFTGAIKGGKKGKLEIAHNGSLFLDEVEAMSPKMQVSLLRVLEEGRVTRVGGEQPTPVNVRIVAASNEDLAVAVREKRFRLDLYHRLATFPVALPPLRTRAEDIPQLAGFFLDQLGFSHLQLSPEAVRLLRRYAWPGNVRELKNILVRATTKAQGNAIRSGDLPPEIREAKTADFHAQPGSLRTTERELIAQALADTHGEVGVAAIRLGIHRATLYRKLKKYGLAQADRL
- a CDS encoding nuclear transport factor 2 family protein; the protein is MSTEHTKEQNKEIVRRAIAAISRGDLDGFMADAAEDVTLSVMGAIFPPIHGKPRVLKGLRNALGARLQGGAIVMTIENLIAEGDFVAEQSKGTARTNDGKDYNNTYCRVWRIHDGKIHAMQEYLDTELVRACLVD
- a CDS encoding amidohydrolase, which produces MRDGFKIVDTDSHMMEPDWLWERHMEDAYKSQAPKMGQAPGSGRRTFLVEGESFTREKGKYPMAAPAFLKAAQRAMDRFDKARQTGFSAQSRIDDMDEQGVDVQILYPTFTGQMLGREFHDTKLLAACCRAYNNWAAEYTSLAPGRLRWAAALPMQEVEEAVKEAYRASQKGCVSYYMRPNPVRGRTLWSDDYLPLWAEIEKIGKPISTHDSASASVPSFGDRMETHTSGHILSHPFEAMAAMAGLIWFGIFEKFPQLKVIHVEGDGGWTPYWLQRMEQHWNFSGNAEHEYLTRRPTEYFKSNVCVAFRGDEPTMKAAVELVGDDNFTWDSDYPHPDGTYPWGVESMLKQPLSQESKRKLFWDNAARVFNLA